In Xylocopa sonorina isolate GNS202 chromosome 3, iyXylSono1_principal, whole genome shotgun sequence, one genomic interval encodes:
- the LOC143422166 gene encoding uncharacterized protein LOC143422166 isoform X2 gives MMTAMARLPCKQTSPSQQPRVNNFGNSRNSYWNMQTRHPAPPYVRNHQRHTDHTGKRKSAVELLQETKAFYVKSETVLDRKQELKNSGHLQVSQLSAPSAPPRLLRKCGNTPTCSMQPTSPSQMPPATMTPPCCWASCHEQDRHGILSPQQTLPPALPPKSPRLVPVPQRRTISGPPSSTGGDQLQAKLRRLLNTDSKENVFFPDSPTQTVVHTNGIPQEEKFRYSPGSLSPNFRDDDRGKHCTQDVRFKFGRSNSHSHTSGRSGRKSTSSQSVENTVCHKSLPDLHTSTRRRASLSPRASTKSSKPSGHHQSTSNCPDCETSSDYSEHSFKRDAVCYRSSRHIRRSLGSGGGDASSVLSAGGRTQKSSGSSKLSHGATPRDSGGSSGHCTPRSEPPPIIQDCWSHIRRDSGASTQHSTEKDRSRKGSYANGTPPSVVRRYSPDSESSNSQTDYSPTCNSRFSDGWKEGRGRPILRSKSDISDRYWRQDNGRTNKVPARPPRSITQLENFFDCLGLDSDNYQRITKPDSKSSSPVFFDSVSSVDSALGLYSWAGNNQTNQNSQWQNNDCSVGMGNDDANQRVTASPSIVERNARIIKWLCQCRKVQFGFS, from the exons GGAAGCGGAAGAGCGCGGTGGAGCTGCTCCAGGAGACGAAGGCGTTCTACGTGAAGAGCGAGACCGTGCTGGACCGGAAGCAGGAGCTGAAGAACAGCGGTCATCTTCAGGTGTCGCAGCTGAGCGCGCCGAGCGCGCCGCCCAGGCTGCTCAGGAAATGCGGGAACACGCCGACCTGTTCGATGCAGCCGACGTCGCCGTCGCAGATGCCACCTGCCACGATGACGCCACCCTGCTGTTGGGCGTCGTGCCACGAGCAGGACAGAC ACGGGATACTGAGTCCTCAACAAACACTGCCACCCGCACTGCCACCGAAGAGCCCGCGTCTGGTTCCTGTTCCGCAGCGGCGCACGATTTCAGGGCCGCCAAGCAGCACCGGCGGGGATCAGCTGCAGGCGAAATTACGCCGTCTGCTAAACACCGACAGCAAGGAGAACGTATTTTTCCCCGACAGCCCGACGCAGACGGTCGTCCACACGAACGGTATCCCGCAGGAGGAGAAATTCCGCTACTCGCCCGGGAGCCTCTCGCCGAATTTTCGCGACGACGATCGTGGAAAG CACTGTACTCAAGATGTCCGCTTCAAGTTCGGGCGCAGCAACTCGCACTCGCACACGTCCGGTAGATCCGGGAGGAAATCGACGAGCTCGCAGTCGGTGGAGAACACCGTCTGTCACAAATCTTTGCCCGACCTCCACACCAGCACGCGACGCCGGGCGTCCCTTTCGCCACGTGCATCGACCAAGTCATCCAAGCCATCCGGGCATCATCAATCCACGAGCAACTGTCCGGATTGCGAGACAAGCTCGGACTATTCGGAGCACAGTTTCAAGCGGGACGCGGTCTGTTATCGCAG TTCCAGACACATTCGACGTTCGTTAGGGTCAGGTGGCGGCGACGCCAGCAGCGTGTTATCCGCTGGTGGTCGAACGCAAAAATCGTCAGGTTCCAGCAAATTGAGCCACGGCGCGACTCCAAGAGATTCCGGTGGATCGTCTGGACATTGTACACCTCGTAGTGAACCACCGCCAATAATACAG GATTGCTGGAGTCACATACGCCGTGACAGCGGTGCATCTACTCAACACTCAACGGAGAAAGATCGTTCGAGAAAAGGTAGTTACGCTAACGGTACCCCACCATCTGTTGTAAGGCGCTACAGTCCTGATTCTGAGAGCAGCAATAGTCAGACGGATTATAGTCCGACGTGCAACTCAAG GTTTTCCGATGGTTGGAAAGAGGGTCGTGGACGACCAATTTTGCGATCTAAGTCGGATATTAGCGACCGCTACTGGCGCCAGGATAATGGTAGAACCAACAAAGTACCTGCACGACCTCCACGGTCAATCACTCAGCTCGAGAACTTTTTCGATTGCTTGGGTCTCGATTCGGACAATTATCAGCGTATTACGAAGCCCGACTCGAAGTCGTCGTCCCCTGTATTTTTCGATAGCGTTAGCTCGGTCGATTCGGCGTTAGGTCTCTATTCTTGGGCTGGGAACAACCAAACGAATCAGAATAGTCAATGGCAGAACAACGACTGCAGTGTCGGTATGGGCAACGACGACGCCAATCAAAGGGTTACCGCTTCACCCAGTATCGTGGAGCGTAACGCACGAATAATTAAATGGCTCTGCCAGTGCCGGAAAGTGCAGTTTGGGTTTAGTTAA
- the LOC143422166 gene encoding uncharacterized protein LOC143422166 isoform X1 — translation MMTAMARLPCKQTSPSQQPRVNNFGNSRNSYWNMQTRHPAPPYVRNHQRHTDHTGKRKSAVELLQETKAFYVKSETVLDRKQELKNSGHLQVSQLSAPSAPPRLLRKCGNTPTCSMQPTSPSQMPPATMTPPCCWASCHEQDRPDGILSPQQTLPPALPPKSPRLVPVPQRRTISGPPSSTGGDQLQAKLRRLLNTDSKENVFFPDSPTQTVVHTNGIPQEEKFRYSPGSLSPNFRDDDRGKHCTQDVRFKFGRSNSHSHTSGRSGRKSTSSQSVENTVCHKSLPDLHTSTRRRASLSPRASTKSSKPSGHHQSTSNCPDCETSSDYSEHSFKRDAVCYRSSRHIRRSLGSGGGDASSVLSAGGRTQKSSGSSKLSHGATPRDSGGSSGHCTPRSEPPPIIQDCWSHIRRDSGASTQHSTEKDRSRKGSYANGTPPSVVRRYSPDSESSNSQTDYSPTCNSRFSDGWKEGRGRPILRSKSDISDRYWRQDNGRTNKVPARPPRSITQLENFFDCLGLDSDNYQRITKPDSKSSSPVFFDSVSSVDSALGLYSWAGNNQTNQNSQWQNNDCSVGMGNDDANQRVTASPSIVERNARIIKWLCQCRKVQFGFS, via the exons GGAAGCGGAAGAGCGCGGTGGAGCTGCTCCAGGAGACGAAGGCGTTCTACGTGAAGAGCGAGACCGTGCTGGACCGGAAGCAGGAGCTGAAGAACAGCGGTCATCTTCAGGTGTCGCAGCTGAGCGCGCCGAGCGCGCCGCCCAGGCTGCTCAGGAAATGCGGGAACACGCCGACCTGTTCGATGCAGCCGACGTCGCCGTCGCAGATGCCACCTGCCACGATGACGCCACCCTGCTGTTGGGCGTCGTGCCACGAGCAGGACAGAC CAGACGGGATACTGAGTCCTCAACAAACACTGCCACCCGCACTGCCACCGAAGAGCCCGCGTCTGGTTCCTGTTCCGCAGCGGCGCACGATTTCAGGGCCGCCAAGCAGCACCGGCGGGGATCAGCTGCAGGCGAAATTACGCCGTCTGCTAAACACCGACAGCAAGGAGAACGTATTTTTCCCCGACAGCCCGACGCAGACGGTCGTCCACACGAACGGTATCCCGCAGGAGGAGAAATTCCGCTACTCGCCCGGGAGCCTCTCGCCGAATTTTCGCGACGACGATCGTGGAAAG CACTGTACTCAAGATGTCCGCTTCAAGTTCGGGCGCAGCAACTCGCACTCGCACACGTCCGGTAGATCCGGGAGGAAATCGACGAGCTCGCAGTCGGTGGAGAACACCGTCTGTCACAAATCTTTGCCCGACCTCCACACCAGCACGCGACGCCGGGCGTCCCTTTCGCCACGTGCATCGACCAAGTCATCCAAGCCATCCGGGCATCATCAATCCACGAGCAACTGTCCGGATTGCGAGACAAGCTCGGACTATTCGGAGCACAGTTTCAAGCGGGACGCGGTCTGTTATCGCAG TTCCAGACACATTCGACGTTCGTTAGGGTCAGGTGGCGGCGACGCCAGCAGCGTGTTATCCGCTGGTGGTCGAACGCAAAAATCGTCAGGTTCCAGCAAATTGAGCCACGGCGCGACTCCAAGAGATTCCGGTGGATCGTCTGGACATTGTACACCTCGTAGTGAACCACCGCCAATAATACAG GATTGCTGGAGTCACATACGCCGTGACAGCGGTGCATCTACTCAACACTCAACGGAGAAAGATCGTTCGAGAAAAGGTAGTTACGCTAACGGTACCCCACCATCTGTTGTAAGGCGCTACAGTCCTGATTCTGAGAGCAGCAATAGTCAGACGGATTATAGTCCGACGTGCAACTCAAG GTTTTCCGATGGTTGGAAAGAGGGTCGTGGACGACCAATTTTGCGATCTAAGTCGGATATTAGCGACCGCTACTGGCGCCAGGATAATGGTAGAACCAACAAAGTACCTGCACGACCTCCACGGTCAATCACTCAGCTCGAGAACTTTTTCGATTGCTTGGGTCTCGATTCGGACAATTATCAGCGTATTACGAAGCCCGACTCGAAGTCGTCGTCCCCTGTATTTTTCGATAGCGTTAGCTCGGTCGATTCGGCGTTAGGTCTCTATTCTTGGGCTGGGAACAACCAAACGAATCAGAATAGTCAATGGCAGAACAACGACTGCAGTGTCGGTATGGGCAACGACGACGCCAATCAAAGGGTTACCGCTTCACCCAGTATCGTGGAGCGTAACGCACGAATAATTAAATGGCTCTGCCAGTGCCGGAAAGTGCAGTTTGGGTTTAGTTAA